A genome region from Methanococcoides burtonii DSM 6242 includes the following:
- a CDS encoding LysE family transporter, with product MIELLKALALGFTIGISAALIPGPMMFATAGISLNKGWRTGPFVFLGHSMVELTVILLVIAGASSFISDSTIGYVSILGGIVMIIFGLVLLKSAKSVSNINIAESAKKFKGSVGPVSAGILTTALNPAFILWWLTAGSAIILQEYLLGMFAIVAFLIGHWLADFTFLLTVASSTVKGKDLLSEKTHRKILYFCSVFLMIFGVWFVSNYNNISSFV from the coding sequence ATGATAGAACTTCTCAAAGCACTGGCCCTGGGATTTACAATAGGTATCTCAGCTGCACTTATCCCGGGTCCAATGATGTTTGCTACTGCTGGCATCTCACTAAATAAAGGCTGGCGTACAGGTCCGTTCGTCTTCCTTGGCCACTCAATGGTGGAACTAACAGTGATCCTTTTGGTCATTGCAGGAGCATCCTCTTTCATAAGTGATTCCACTATTGGCTACGTATCAATATTGGGTGGTATTGTAATGATCATTTTTGGGCTTGTTCTTCTAAAAAGTGCTAAAAGCGTTTCAAATATCAATATCGCTGAATCTGCCAAAAAATTCAAAGGTTCAGTAGGCCCGGTGTCTGCAGGCATACTGACCACTGCTCTGAATCCTGCATTTATTCTATGGTGGCTCACTGCCGGAAGTGCAATTATATTGCAAGAATATCTCTTAGGTATGTTTGCGATCGTCGCATTCCTTATTGGTCATTGGCTTGCAGATTTCACCTTCCTTTTGACCGTTGCATCATCGACAGTTAAAGGAAAAGACCTTCTCTCTGAAAAAACACATAGAAAGATACTCTATTTTTGCAGTGTTTTCCTCATGATATTCGGTGTATGGTTTGTATCGAACTACAACAACATATCTTCATTTGTGTAA
- a CDS encoding 2-oxoacid:ferredoxin oxidoreductase subunit beta translates to MVSVEDFGEYETEWCPGCGNFMILKAIKRALAELGKEPHEVLLTSGIGQSSKLPHYLKCNVFNGLHGRSLPPAIGAKVANHELTVLAVTGDGDCYGEGGNHFVHNIRRNPDITLIVHDNQIYGLTKGQASPTSELGMKTKIQNHGVFNTPLNPLSLAISLDCSFVSRGFAGDVEHLTELIKKAIQHKGFSLVDVLQPCVSFNKLNTFKWYSERVYRMEEKDHSPKDRVKAFEKSLEWGERIPLGVFYVNEKPTFEDHLDVLSSGSLVKNKADPKKVDELLDSFI, encoded by the coding sequence ATGGTAAGTGTGGAAGATTTTGGTGAGTACGAGACCGAATGGTGCCCAGGTTGCGGTAATTTCATGATTTTAAAAGCGATCAAGCGTGCTCTTGCAGAGCTTGGGAAAGAACCGCACGAGGTTTTGTTGACGTCAGGCATAGGGCAATCGAGCAAACTCCCGCATTATCTTAAATGCAACGTTTTCAACGGCCTTCATGGAAGGTCTCTCCCCCCTGCCATTGGTGCAAAGGTCGCGAACCATGAATTAACCGTTCTTGCTGTAACCGGTGACGGAGATTGTTATGGAGAAGGGGGGAACCACTTCGTTCACAACATACGGAGAAATCCAGATATTACCCTCATTGTACATGACAATCAGATATATGGTCTGACCAAGGGCCAAGCATCTCCCACCAGTGAGTTGGGCATGAAGACAAAGATCCAGAACCATGGGGTCTTCAATACACCTTTAAATCCCCTATCACTCGCAATCTCTCTTGATTGCTCTTTCGTGAGCAGGGGATTTGCAGGGGATGTAGAACATCTTACGGAGCTTATCAAAAAAGCGATACAGCACAAAGGTTTTTCCTTAGTGGATGTTCTACAACCATGTGTTTCCTTTAATAAGCTGAACACTTTCAAATGGTATTCGGAAAGGGTCTATAGAATGGAAGAGAAGGACCATTCACCCAAAGATCGTGTTAAAGCGTTTGAAAAATCTCTTGAATGGGGTGAAAGGATACCTTTGGGTGTTTTTTATGTAAATGAAAAACCAACATTCGAGGACCATCTGGACGTTCTTTCTTCAGGATCTCTTGTAAAGAACAAGGCAGATCCTAAAAAGGTCGATGAGCTACTGGATAGCTTCATCTGA
- a CDS encoding 2-oxoacid:acceptor oxidoreductase subunit alpha — MNTDLVIKVGGAAGQGLQTIGVVLAKTFKKSGFNVFTTQFYLSRVRGGHNTYQVRISNEPIRAMTEKVDILIALDEASINEHLKEISDGVVIVDTDVIKIEQMNESIFHVPMLKIAKDVCGNKIYFNSVAIGAALGLMCFNFEYLESVLTATFQKKGDEIIENNIKAARAGYDHAKKNCPSAFNFAVKEPLEKDGRMLIAGNDAVALGALAAGVQFLAAYPMTPSTGVMTYIAAKADEFNVVVEQAEDEIAALNMILGASYAGVRAMTTTSGGGFCLMAEALGLAGMTETPAVIFLSQRPGPATGLPTMTEQGDLQFVLTAAQGEFPRCILAPGTPDDCFYLTAKAFNIAEKFQIPVFVMSDQYLADSLFTCKKFDTSKIEIERHMMADDELKGKNEYNRYELTPTGISPRAIPGQAGFTVVVDSDEHNETGHLDQTIDNRILMNEKRMKKLKFLEKEMEAPQLYGNKKADITLIGWGSTYGPLMEVVDILTSEGHSVDHLHFTHVYPLPVDAIKDMMTDAGKIVCVENNATGQFARLFECETGLRIDENVLRSDGRPYTPEHIIRALEQKKVI; from the coding sequence ATGAACACAGACCTTGTGATAAAAGTAGGCGGTGCCGCAGGCCAGGGTTTACAGACCATCGGTGTGGTACTTGCAAAGACCTTCAAGAAAAGTGGTTTCAACGTTTTTACTACTCAGTTCTATCTTTCAAGAGTAAGAGGTGGACACAATACATATCAGGTACGTATAAGCAATGAACCTATAAGGGCAATGACCGAGAAGGTCGATATCCTAATAGCTCTTGATGAAGCATCCATCAACGAGCACCTGAAAGAGATATCAGATGGTGTTGTAATAGTTGACACTGATGTTATCAAGATAGAACAGATGAATGAATCTATTTTTCATGTTCCAATGCTGAAGATCGCAAAGGATGTTTGCGGGAACAAGATATATTTCAACTCTGTTGCGATCGGTGCTGCACTGGGCCTTATGTGCTTTAATTTTGAGTATCTCGAAAGCGTATTAACTGCGACCTTCCAGAAAAAAGGCGACGAAATAATTGAGAATAACATCAAGGCAGCACGTGCAGGTTATGATCACGCCAAAAAGAACTGCCCGTCAGCATTTAATTTTGCCGTAAAAGAGCCTCTTGAAAAGGATGGGAGGATGCTCATTGCAGGCAATGATGCCGTTGCTCTTGGTGCTCTTGCAGCAGGCGTTCAATTCCTGGCAGCCTATCCCATGACACCTTCAACGGGTGTTATGACCTATATAGCTGCAAAGGCCGATGAGTTCAATGTCGTCGTAGAACAGGCAGAAGATGAGATAGCTGCTTTGAATATGATACTTGGCGCATCATATGCAGGTGTAAGAGCTATGACCACCACATCAGGTGGAGGTTTCTGCCTTATGGCCGAAGCACTGGGCCTTGCAGGGATGACTGAAACACCTGCAGTGATATTCCTGTCACAGAGACCGGGACCTGCCACAGGTCTGCCTACAATGACCGAACAGGGTGATCTCCAGTTCGTTCTGACAGCTGCTCAGGGCGAGTTCCCGAGATGCATACTGGCACCAGGAACACCTGATGATTGTTTTTATCTGACGGCAAAAGCGTTTAATATCGCAGAGAAGTTCCAGATCCCGGTATTTGTAATGAGTGACCAGTACCTTGCAGATTCTCTTTTCACCTGTAAGAAGTTCGACACTTCGAAGATAGAGATAGAAAGGCATATGATGGCTGATGATGAACTTAAAGGCAAGAATGAGTACAACAGATATGAATTAACACCCACCGGCATATCCCCACGGGCGATTCCAGGTCAGGCAGGATTTACTGTTGTTGTTGACAGTGATGAACATAATGAGACCGGTCATCTTGACCAGACGATCGATAACCGTATCCTGATGAACGAGAAGAGAATGAAGAAACTAAAGTTTCTGGAGAAGGAAATGGAAGCTCCACAGCTTTATGGTAATAAGAAAGCCGATATCACTTTGATCGGTTGGGGTTCTACATACGGCCCTCTTATGGAGGTTGTGGATATCCTCACAAGTGAAGGACATTCGGTAGACCACTTGCATTTTACCCACGTATATCCTTTGCCAGTGGATGCAATAAAAGATATGATGACTGATGCTGGAAAGATAGTTTGTGTGGAGAACAATGCAACAGGACAGTTCGCAAGGCTCTTCGAGTGTGAGACCGGATTGCGAATTGATGAGAATGTATTGAGATCTGACGGGAGACCATACACTCCCGAACACATAATACGAGCTCTTGAACAGAAGAAGGTGATCTGA
- a CDS encoding VOC family protein, translating to MPAIAHLDLPANDIDRAKEFYTELFDWKFEKVPGPMDYYFIETESLDGEKGVAGGMGLRRSPEQRITNFIEVASVEDYCTRVEKLGGIVQQPKMPVPGWGYLAVCMDTEENTFGLWEIDENTA from the coding sequence ATGCCAGCTATTGCACATTTGGACTTACCCGCAAACGATATTGACAGGGCAAAAGAGTTCTATACCGAACTGTTCGATTGGAAATTTGAAAAAGTACCGGGACCTATGGACTACTATTTCATAGAGACAGAATCCCTCGATGGTGAGAAAGGAGTTGCCGGAGGCATGGGACTTCGTAGAAGTCCTGAACAAAGAATAACCAATTTCATCGAAGTTGCATCGGTTGAAGACTATTGCACTCGTGTTGAAAAGCTCGGAGGGATAGTGCAACAACCAAAGATGCCTGTTCCAGGTTGGGGCTATCTTGCAGTTTGCATGGATACCGAAGAGAACACCTTCGGATTGTGGGAAATTGATGAGAACACAGCATAG
- a CDS encoding ISH3 family transposase — protein sequence MLSRLELTPAHCIKTVLPPLLDNIPISINGSLTPKDLFINILGMSTDKLSIHSIGKQYHKTPCETSMRCHLQKIELNQLIEHNTKILLQSSHETLDSNKKYDFAIDYTNDPYYGEVNATNENYVIRGQAKKSTNSFCSYISLCIINKYTRFTISMLPVEKGKTKTDYLKYFIDQVDKINLKINILCLDREFYSRDVFTFLQENDIPHITPVVRRGKNGCENLGFVVYGIDWEPGKISTIYRKRFAIESSYRMRNVVKPKTSSRNPMLRYFYALISFMLKNAWVSIQRMHFMKVKRGPKTIEEDVFRFDLFVHFVEEWVRKRLKVKLVVKCYR from the coding sequence ATGTTATCACGACTAGAATTAACACCTGCTCACTGTATCAAAACTGTTCTACCACCACTTCTGGACAACATCCCTATTTCAATAAATGGATCACTCACTCCTAAAGACCTCTTCATTAATATTCTCGGAATGTCTACCGATAAACTTTCAATCCATTCGATTGGTAAACAATATCATAAGACTCCTTGTGAAACATCAATGAGATGCCATTTACAAAAGATTGAGTTGAATCAACTTATTGAACACAATACAAAAATACTCTTACAATCATCCCACGAAACCCTTGATTCAAATAAAAAGTATGATTTTGCCATCGATTATACAAATGATCCATACTATGGAGAAGTGAATGCTACCAATGAGAACTATGTGATTCGAGGACAAGCTAAGAAATCAACAAACTCATTCTGCTCTTATATTTCTCTTTGCATCATAAACAAATACACAAGATTTACAATTTCCATGTTACCTGTAGAAAAAGGCAAAACAAAAACAGATTATCTGAAATATTTCATAGATCAAGTTGATAAAATCAATCTCAAAATAAATATTCTTTGTTTGGACAGAGAATTCTATTCCAGAGATGTTTTTACATTTTTGCAGGAGAATGACATTCCACATATCACTCCTGTCGTAAGGAGAGGGAAGAATGGTTGTGAGAATCTAGGGTTTGTTGTTTATGGAATTGATTGGGAACCCGGAAAGATTAGTACGATCTACAGGAAGCGATTTGCGATTGAATCATCATATCGAATGCGGAATGTGGTGAAACCGAAAACATCCTCAAGAAATCCAATGCTACGATATTTCTATGCGTTGATATCATTTATGTTGAAAAATGCATGGGTATCAATCCAGAGAATGCATTTTATGAAGGTGAAAAGGGGACCGAAAACAATAGAGGAAGATGTTTTCAGATTTGATTTATTTGTTCACTTTGTTGAGGAATGGGTGAGAAAAAGGTTGAAAGTGAAGTTAGTAGTGAAATGTTATAGGTGA
- a CDS encoding COG1361 S-layer family protein has product MKIVLKAIILLSVILVLTTIPLASSSSVNGIVVTTLETTPQLVEPGNDVTVKIRISNEGVQTIDDFVVKLDANYPFYLKSESNNFNQKRTLSVGSSIDNTYYLIVDTDAKSGIYQLEFEIHVDDVILKPSDNNVYIKVVGKPDLTLKTNINSTLSPGETFPLQIEVQNVGTGIAKNIKIIPRSDDILMLGSNLKVIKNVEPNDNSSIECNFIVKDSLDPDSYKFPIDLEYLDEQGNYYSDSYYVGINVLNKADIGIQNIKIEPSQITPLDEIHIQGMVENTGKGDAKNVIVELISEDENHKSFIGQLKSDDDAPFYFDLSPESAGSKEFNINITYNDDFGPHRIDNTIEIEVNRPKTNIALILGFLALIAVSIVYYFGYMKKKEPENEQ; this is encoded by the coding sequence ATGAAAATTGTCTTGAAAGCTATAATTTTGCTCAGTGTTATTTTAGTATTAACTACCATACCTCTGGCTAGTTCATCGAGTGTTAATGGCATTGTGGTCACCACTTTAGAAACAACACCTCAATTGGTAGAACCTGGAAATGATGTTACTGTTAAGATAAGAATTAGCAATGAAGGGGTTCAGACAATAGACGACTTTGTAGTAAAATTAGATGCTAATTATCCATTTTATCTTAAAAGTGAATCTAATAACTTTAATCAAAAAAGGACATTAAGTGTTGGATCATCAATCGATAATACTTATTATCTGATTGTCGATACTGATGCAAAATCAGGCATATATCAGCTTGAATTTGAGATTCATGTAGACGATGTGATCCTGAAACCTTCTGATAATAATGTATACATCAAAGTAGTTGGAAAGCCAGACCTTACTCTGAAAACAAACATTAATTCCACTTTATCCCCTGGGGAAACATTTCCACTACAAATAGAAGTACAAAATGTTGGAACTGGAATTGCAAAAAATATTAAAATAATTCCCAGATCTGATGATATCTTAATGTTAGGATCTAATCTTAAAGTAATCAAAAATGTAGAACCTAATGATAATTCAAGTATCGAGTGTAATTTTATTGTTAAGGATAGCCTTGATCCAGATTCATACAAGTTTCCCATCGATCTAGAATATCTTGACGAACAAGGAAATTATTATTCAGACAGTTATTATGTAGGAATAAACGTACTAAATAAAGCAGATATTGGAATTCAAAATATCAAGATAGAACCCAGCCAGATTACTCCTTTGGATGAGATTCACATTCAAGGGATGGTGGAGAATACTGGCAAAGGTGATGCAAAAAACGTAATCGTTGAATTGATATCAGAAGATGAAAATCATAAATCATTTATCGGACAGCTAAAATCAGATGATGATGCACCTTTCTATTTTGATCTGTCACCTGAATCTGCGGGGTCAAAAGAATTCAATATAAATATAACTTATAATGATGATTTTGGACCTCATCGGATCGACAATACGATTGAAATAGAGGTAAATAGACCAAAGACAAACATTGCATTGATCCTTGGATTTCTTGCATTGATAGCTGTATCTATAGTTTATTATTTTGGCTACATGAAAAAGAAGGAGCCGGAAAATGAACAATAA
- a CDS encoding ABC transporter permease, giving the protein MNNNDIKVMVFLAYKNLVKSKTTFMVIVAVLAMSFLSITFFASIIDGLGYEFEEGMIKGQTGHLMIEPQEDHPYISNSENLMKNIRRIPGVVGVSRRLDASVVARHKSVEMGIPMLFIEPQNERKVSAYWDSIILGEYISEKDSDELLIGADLVKSYAQEDDTQKRLDVNVGDKITLSFSNGVVKEYKIKGIYKTGSRFSDDKLIVNFDEYQSIFGSSENIASNILVRLPERGMEEQYKTKIIDLGVTEQINNWQTKMGAVNQFVGSLQITNKITGTIGLLTAFATIYIIIFINVTNKRKQIGILKAVGIKKEIILGSYVLQSLTYGVTGVIIGNLLMQVLLSILSIHPLSMPIGDVVPILTKDRIITTTFTLILASLVAGIFPSKKAADENILDAIFGG; this is encoded by the coding sequence ATGAACAATAATGACATCAAAGTGATGGTATTTTTAGCATATAAAAATCTAGTTAAAAGTAAAACCACTTTCATGGTCATTGTTGCCGTTCTGGCAATGAGTTTTCTTTCAATTACATTTTTTGCATCAATTATTGATGGATTAGGTTATGAATTTGAAGAAGGGATGATCAAAGGCCAAACGGGACACCTTATGATAGAGCCTCAAGAAGATCACCCATATATAAGTAATTCTGAAAATTTAATGAAAAATATAAGAAGGATCCCAGGGGTAGTTGGAGTCTCAAGAAGATTAGATGCCAGTGTTGTGGCAAGGCATAAAAGTGTAGAAATGGGCATTCCAATGCTGTTTATTGAACCTCAAAATGAAAGAAAGGTTTCTGCTTACTGGGATAGTATCATTTTAGGTGAATATATTTCTGAAAAAGACTCAGATGAGCTTCTTATAGGTGCAGATCTGGTAAAATCTTATGCACAAGAAGATGATACACAAAAAAGACTGGATGTAAATGTTGGGGATAAAATTACTTTAAGTTTTAGCAATGGGGTTGTTAAAGAGTATAAAATAAAAGGCATATATAAAACAGGATCAAGATTTAGTGATGATAAATTAATTGTTAATTTCGATGAATATCAATCAATATTTGGCTCATCTGAAAACATTGCATCCAATATATTGGTACGGCTGCCAGAGAGGGGAATGGAAGAACAATACAAAACCAAGATAATTGATCTTGGTGTAACTGAACAAATAAATAATTGGCAGACGAAGATGGGAGCTGTAAATCAGTTTGTTGGAAGTCTTCAGATAACAAATAAAATTACTGGAACAATAGGACTTCTAACAGCTTTTGCAACAATATACATAATTATTTTCATAAATGTAACAAATAAAAGAAAACAGATCGGAATATTAAAAGCTGTAGGGATAAAAAAAGAGATAATTCTTGGATCATATGTTCTTCAATCATTAACTTATGGGGTCACCGGTGTCATAATTGGAAATCTCCTTATGCAAGTGCTATTGTCAATTCTGTCAATTCATCCCCTAAGCATGCCTATTGGGGATGTTGTACCCATTTTGACAAAAGATAGGATCATAACAACAACTTTCACACTCATATTAGCATCATTAGTTGCAGGTATTTTTCCTTCTAAGAAAGCAGCTGATGAAAATATACTGGATGCTATTTTTGGAGGATGA
- a CDS encoding ABC transporter ATP-binding protein: protein MKGVIIKTENIERVYITGPVKTYALKDISVEIYEGEFVAIMGPSGSGKSTLLHQLGLLDTPTNGKITIDDNDIINLSDAKKTQFRLDKLGYVFQSYNLIPELTALENVYITDMARGLGKEKYEKKAKDILEAVGLGNRIDHYPSELSGGQQQRVSIARALVNEPKILFADEPTANLDTDSSKEVIDLFRKFNKEIGQTIVMVTHEEEEGLKADRIIWVKDGLLDKDKIK, encoded by the coding sequence ATGAAAGGTGTTATAATAAAAACTGAAAATATTGAGAGGGTATACATTACAGGTCCAGTAAAAACATACGCTTTGAAAGATATCAGTGTGGAGATATATGAAGGTGAGTTTGTAGCCATTATGGGGCCAAGTGGAAGTGGTAAAAGTACTTTATTGCATCAACTGGGTCTTTTAGACACGCCAACTAATGGAAAAATTACCATAGATGATAATGATATCATAAATCTTTCTGATGCAAAGAAAACACAGTTTAGACTTGATAAATTAGGTTATGTTTTTCAATCATACAATCTAATTCCCGAACTTACAGCTCTTGAAAATGTTTATATTACAGATATGGCTAGAGGTTTGGGAAAAGAAAAGTATGAAAAAAAAGCAAAAGATATCCTTGAAGCCGTAGGGTTAGGAAACAGGATAGATCATTATCCTTCTGAACTTTCAGGAGGGCAACAGCAAAGGGTGTCCATAGCTAGGGCATTGGTAAATGAGCCAAAAATACTATTTGCAGATGAACCTACTGCTAATCTGGACACAGATTCTTCCAAAGAAGTAATAGATCTATTTAGGAAATTCAATAAAGAAATTGGTCAGACAATAGTTATGGTAACTCACGAAGAAGAAGAAGGCCTAAAAGCAGATCGGATCATTTGGGTAAAGGATGGCTTGTTAGATAAAGATAAAATAAAATAA